From the Lolium rigidum isolate FL_2022 unplaced genomic scaffold, APGP_CSIRO_Lrig_0.1 contig_11274_1, whole genome shotgun sequence genome, one window contains:
- the LOC124680277 gene encoding protein transport protein Sec61 subunit alpha-like yields MGAGGFRVLHLVRPFLGFLPEVQSADRRIPFREKLIYTVISLFIFLVCSQLPLYGIHSTTGSDPFYWLRAILASNRGTVMELGITPIVTSGMVMQLLVGSKIIEVDNSVREDRALLNGAQKLLGILIAIGEAVAYVLSGMYGSVGQLGTGNAILIILQLFFAGIIVICLDELLQKGYGLGSGISLFIATNICENIIWKAFSPTTINSGRGAEFEGAVIALFHMLITRTDKVRALREAFYRQNLPNVTNLLATVLVFLIVIYFQGFRVVLPVRSRNARGQQGSYPIKLFYTSNMPIILHSALITNLYFISQLLYRKFSGNFLVNLIGIWKESEYSGHSIPVGGLAYYVTAPSSLADIVANPFHALFYVVFMLSACALFSKTWIEVSGSSARDVARQLREQQMVMPGHRESNLERELNRYIPTAAAFGGVCIGALTVLADFMGAIGSGTGILLAVTIIYQYFETFEKERATELGFFGM; encoded by the exons ATGGGAGCCGGCGGTTTCAGAGTGCTGCATCTCGTCAGGCCCTTCCTGGGTTTCTTACCGGAAGTGCAGAGTGCTGATAGGAGAATTCCATTCAGAGAAAAACTCATCTACACCGTTATCTCCCTCTTCATTTTCCTAGTGTGCAGCCAGCTCCCGCTCTATGGAATCCATTCAACCACTGGATCTGATCCTTTCTACTGGTTGCGTGCCATTCTTGCATCCAACCGTGGTACTGTTATGGAGCTGGGTATTACTCCAATTGTGACATCTGGGATGGTGATGCAACTTCTCGTTGGATCAAAGATCATTGAAGTTGACAACAGTGTGAGAGAGGATCGTGCACTTCT GAATGGTGCACAAAAGTTGCTTGGTATCCTGATTGCTATTGGGGAAGCTGTGGCATATGTTCTGTCTGGGATGTATGGCAGTGTAGGCCAACTAGGAACAGGAAATGCTATTCTCATTATACTTCAGCTTTTCTTTGCTGGAATCATTGTCATCTGTCTGGATGAACTTCTCCAGAAAGGATATGGTCTGGGTTCTGGCATTTCTCTATTCATTGCTACCAACATCTG TGAGAATATCATCTGGAAGGCGTTTAGCCCCACAACTATCAACAGTGGACGTGGTGCTGAATTTGAAGGAGCTGTCATTGCATTGTTCCATATGTTGATTACTAGAACTGACAAAGTCCGTGCCCTACGGGAGGCTTTCTACCGCCAGAATCTTCCAAACGTGACCAACTTACTTGCTACTGTCCTGGTCTTCCTCATTGTTATCTATTTCCAAGGCTTCCGTGTTGTGCTTCCAGTTAGATCAAGAAATGCCCGTGGGCAGCAAGGTTCATATCCAATTAAACTGTTTTACACATCGAATATGCCCATCATTTTGCACTCTGCACTCATTACCAACCTCTACTTCATATCTCAG CTTCTTTACAGGAAGTTCAGTGGCAATTTCCTAGTTAATCTTATCGGAATATGGAAAGAATCTGAGTATTCAGGCCATTCTATCCCTGTTGGTGGTCTTGCTTACTATGTTACTGCACCATCGAG TTTGGCTGATATTGTCGCAAATCCATTCCATGCGCTGTTCTATGTGGTCTTCATGCTGTCAGCTTGTGCTCTGTTCTCAAAGACATGGATTGAAGTTTCTGGTTCATCAGCTAGGGATGTTGCTAGGCAGCTCAGG GAACAACAAATGGTGATGCCAGGCCATCGTGAGTCAAACCTGGAGAGGGAGTTGAACAGATACATCCCCACCGCTGCTGCATTTGGAGGAGTTTGCATTGGCGCATTGACTGTCCTAGCAGATTTCATGGGTGCAATTGGTTCAGGAACCGGTATACTTCTCGCTGTTACCATCATATACCAATACTTTGAGACATTCGAGAAGGAAAGGGCAACCGAGCTTGGTTTTTTCGGCATGTGA